The DNA sequence GAGATTTCCCCTTAAGTCCACATTTTTCACAGTGCAGGAAAAATTCAATTTTGTCAGTTACATCTTGAGGCTTTTAACAGCAAGCTTAGAGACACTGTGATGCATGAACACATAAAGTATAGTACAAAAACTTGTATATATTCAAGTTTTTAAATCATTTCTGTATCCTGAAGACACAAATCACAACATAAAGAGATTTGCACTAAGCAATGTGCAAATTCTAAGGATTCTCTGAGAAATAAAGTAGAAGAGACTATAAAACAATAaactacaaaaataaaagacaaagcatTTAGAATTTGAAACATTAAAGACTGCCAACATCAGTGTAGGCAAACTAGGAAATTCTCTTTCAGCACTTACTCCACATCAAACTGAAGGATAAGAACATTTTACTTATTGCTTTAagttaaaacaattaaaatttcGGACACTTCTCTTCTGAAAAGTAACTTAGTAAGAACGCATGGTAGCCTtctattttctctgttttttttacTCAGAAACTGGATATTCAGTCCTTAGTCACATTACAATTCAAGTAAACATAACAATGATGCTGTGCCGACTATAGAAAACACTGGATTACATCTTCCCCCCAACCCAGCATATGTGCCACAACCTGCTCCCCATTCAGCTGCCTTTTCCCTCTTCTGTTCACACATTGCAAttaaatggtggggtggggggaggaaaaaaaaaagagccattTCCATAGAAATGATGAAATTATAGTTGCACAAGAGTCTACAAAGTTGATCAACTTTTTAAAGAGAAAGTTGACGCACAGTTTGCCTTGCCTGGGAGGCAAAATAAAGTTGTGTTCTACACAAAAGACCAAAGTCCAGATTTCATGATCCTACCTACATTAATATACCAGAAAACACTGCTGCCTAAATTATCACTGCTGCAGTGGTTTCATATAAGTTTTGTAAGCCCAAATTGTTGCAAAGCTTATCATATACACGATGACTACATTTCATAtgatgttttttaaaaacatcagCATGAAGTATTAACCTTTAAACAAGAAGTCTACCTGCTCCAGTTGTACCTTATTCAAGCATCGACCATGGGCTAACAGACTGCTAGTCATTATACTGAGTCACCAACACAGCTGTTACCTAAACTAACCACTCACTGTTTCTAGGGGCACACACAGAAGATAGATGATATCTACTTGAACAGTTCTTATTGCCTGGATTGAAGGTAAGTATTACAACTTATATAAACTTGTCTTTATAACATACCTAGGAAAAAGGActgagaaataaataataataatttagaaaaaatcattaaaagaTCCTTTAATTTAGAAGATGCCATTTCACTGAGATCCGAAAAGCTACTGAAAAAAAGCATCAATGAGAACAGAAATCTAGAGTGCTATGCATAATGCAAGAACTCTTTATCTTCTAATTTTACATCTACATTACGCTAATTTAAGATTACATCTATTCAGATCAATCAGGTATTTCAAAGCTCAAAAGCAATATGAACCAGGATAacttacaattaaaaaaaaataatttacaacTACTTCTACAATAGGTATTTTTTGACAAACTAGATACATGGAAATGAAACATCTCCAGTGATGATTTAACAAAATGTAAGCAATAGTAAGTGTGTAAATagagaaagagataaaaaatacaaaaccccCTAGGCAGATATTAGATGAATATCTAATATATTTAATTGTAATGTGTTAATCCTGATATTAGAACAAGAGCAAAACAGGTAAGACATACAGACCCAAACATGGCACCTTGCATTTACCAGCATAAGGATGAGTAACTTGGATTAATACCACCTTGAAGCTGAATGATACTATAGGTTAGTAGGAAAATGCTCTTTGGGTAAGATGCTCTTACCCAAATTGCGAGATTACTCAGTGTTGAGATGTTTCTAGCAGTAACCAAAACTTACCAGTTCTTTTactctgctcttctccaggtttAGGTTTAACTTGTTATCTGCACGAACTTTGGTAATTTCATCCTAATGggaaaaattaataaagcaGCAAGAAAGATTTTCTGTTTTATCATAAGCAGAAAGAactggaatttatttttatatctcaTGAACATGAGCTTATCTCCAATTAATGTATACAATTTTCAGAAGTATTAAGTATTTATATTCTTCACCTGGGAAGTATGATGTTCTATAGTACGAACTGGATCTCAAAATCAAAAACTAAAATTACTTTTAACCCTGAGAACAGCACTTAACTGAGAGCACATCCTTCTATAAATGCAGGGAATGTTTCATATATCCTGTAACTCTCTCTGATACCTAGAAACCCATGTCTGGCTACACCTGTAAGTTGGATTCCTTCCACAAAGCAATCTTGATGCTCAAAATAATGTTCAAAGCAGTTTCTCACCTTCCATTgtaaaagaaaatctgtttctAAAGACTACAGCTGGGATTTTCAGAAAAAGCTATAGACATTTGAAAAGTCAGGAAACGcttactgcatttttaaacaTCTAACTTTTTATAACTACTACTAAGTTGTACACTTGCATTTGACTTTACCAACAGCCGTGAGTCCTGCTTTTCCTGGTGACAGCTGCCATTTTAATGCAACCTCCTGGCAGGAATTCCAGCCAGCTGACAGTTTGTCATGTGGCAAACTGCTGATCAGATGAATATGTGGGAGAAACAAAAGATTGCTGATGTTCTGGGAGATTCTACTGCTAGAACCAAGTAAGCATTTCTCAAGTAGGCCAATGCCAACTCATTAGGTTAGCATTAACAATAAGGAGACTCAATTTCTGTGTTTGAATTTTGAACTTTGATTTATCATTAGTTGTCATTTCAACAGAATACATTACAGTTTAATAAatcaaaaaacaaaatttttccTTGAAGTTTTACATTGTGTCTTTTTGTACAAGCAAGCATATAACAACATGCCCTTGTGAAAATTGAATTTACagttaaaagtaaaatataaagACATCTAGCTTTTAAGAAAAGATGGCTCAGATCTTTGATCCTCCACTAGTGGATTACATGAACTCACTTACATGCAACTAAAACCATAAAATAGGTTACAATTCAAAAATTAGATgccaaatatattttaaaacagagtAAGCTTTCCACACAGCCCATTTTCTTGCAATGGTCATTTGCTCCCCAACAAATGGGACCAAACATAATGGTCCCAAAATTAGTGGCCTTAAAAAGCCATTAAAATTCTGGACAGGTAACAGGAAagtcttcagagaaaaaaagaaacaaaaacaacaccaaaccaaacaatCAAAACCCATAATTAGTAAGTAATGTGATTTTAAATGTATGCTGCATCTTTAATGTATAGGCAGCCTAAATGCAGAACTTCACTCAGCCTTAATCATTACATGGCAGCCACTTTCTGAATCTGAATTAAGGACATAAAAATATCTTCAGTTATATTTTGGTTTGCCTCTTGTACTAGTCACGCTTTTCTGTCCCCATAAATGAGGTATGCATGAAAGTGCCATTGCTGTAGACCACAGTGTACTGTCAACAGCAATTTCAGTATCACACATATCATAGCAATTAAACACAGCTTAGAAtatgaaattctgaaaatagcactttttattttttccagctaATTAGACAGGTGtcaatttttaattatattggTATGGTATCTTACCATGACTTGCTTCTTTATCTGTTGGAGCtcaagttttattttctgtgaaagtACAAAAAAAGTTTTAGACTTTATTACTGCATATAAAACCACACTATCTAGAAATCTACAGAATTTGTATGATCAGTGACAGTGACTATAATCATAATATGAAAAGGCAGGCAAGCCAAGCACTATTCCATGTCCTCAGTACGTGTACAGATGAATACACATGCATGTTTACTCAGTACTGTGCCCTTCCAAACAACAGCACAAGGCAGAAATCAGCAGTGTCCCACTGGCagccatcctgacacagcccaggAGGTCGCTGGCTGCTTTTGCCATAAGGGCTCATCACTGGCTCATGATCCACCTCGTGTCCACCAGGTCTTCCCTTTCCATTTGGTCACTCTCAGCCTGTCCTGGTGCCTGAGAGTATTTCCCAGGGGCACGACTGGGCACTTTCACTTGTTCAACTTCATGTGACTCCTCTCATCCCATTTTCCCAGCTTGTTGATGTCTCCATGAATGGCAGCACAACCGCCTGGTGcatcagcagctgctcccagctttgGATCATCTGCAGACTTGCTAAAGATGCCCTCTGCTCTGTTCCATCAACAAGTCATTAATGAAGGTGCCAaaccatcccagccccagttaTCCCCTTTGGTACAAGATGCTTTTCTACATCATTAttataaaaacaacaaacaacaagtTCTAGAGTAGAACTTTCCAAGACAGTAACTTACCTCGTTTTCTGAACGAAGTGCtgaaaattcacttttttccaaaataatcaTGTCCTTTTTCACACCAGCAATATGGGACATAACTTGCTGAAGTGcaatttcctttaaaagaaggaagaagaaccTTAGAACATATCACAACTATAATACTTTTCCTCATCTGTGCCTACAAATATGAAAGACTATTTTGGTACCCTGAAATTTTTAATTCAGCAATTTCAGGTTGATTATCCCAGTTTCAGAAAGCAAGATAGAGTGACAGTGACAAAATAAGCAAGTTAGGCTCAAATGTTGGTAATGTCTGACAAAATTGGCAGTGCTAACACAGAGCAGAATAATTCAATTATTAGCCTAGGAAACATTTGCTTCCAAGTCATCAAATTCTTAAGCTAGCAAAGGCATTAGGGAAAGTTGTCTCTGAGCCAAATGAGGAAAGCTGGCCTTCAGACCAAAATCCCTCAGTGCAACCATACTCTTCTGTAATTACCTCCTGTTCTGCCTCTCCCTGCAAGGAAGTCTCTGCCTCACTGCTCAGAATCACGCACTGATGCTTTGAATTGCTCTTCTCAGTGCATTACACTGAACTGACAGAAGACAAACAAGAAATCTCTGCAACTCTCAAGGATGCAAAAGTCTGTAGTTATTGTTCTAGATCCTACACTACCCACACATACATATAAGAACTGCCTTTTGTACTGAAGATCTTCCTCTAATAAGTAGTCCCTTGCTTTTGCTTCTGGACTAAGACCCTTACAAATCTGACACAGCACTGTAACTTCAGTTTTGTCACAAAATGCAATTCTACCTTGCAGCATTTAATTCTGAGTAGTACCCAAAGATGCCTCTCCAGGCTACCTGACcacaagactgaaaaaaatggGTCAGAGTTCTGGACATATTACAAAAAGTCTACAGAAAGTGTACTGCATGGACACCTCTTTTCTTACTCCTCAGTGTCTCCAGATTGTTCTTGTTCTCTCTTCTCCTCAGTGGACTCAGCAAACAGAGACCAGAATCTTCCAtattctttctcttcttcatgcctatatatacacacatatgtaAATCTGTTTTTCCCTAAGGTTTTATCTAACCAAGGTAATACTTTGATAATAGCTCGTCCACAACATTCCAAATCTTTCTTCtaattttttgttctctttctgcAGAAGACCTTGTGCAATCAAAGGCTATAGGGAAGTACAAATTTACCATGTGGCCCAGTGCTGATGGCACACACGCTTCCTGAGCTGCCATACAAACCTACACATTGCATCTTAATGGCAGAAAGTCACTTGAGGGTCAAATCTAACAGTCTCAGAACACATCTACCATCAGTAGCAGCATTAAATTCAACACAAAACAACTTTAATTCAAAAAAGGTAGGCACAGAAGGAGGCTGAGACTGCTTGCTGTAAAATACAACTAACCATGGGAGAAAAGGACCCTTTAACATAGCATTCCCTGAGTGACTGTGGAACAAATTCAGCACAAGAGGAGGACTGTAGGTTTGCCTACAGTCTAAAAGCTAGGAAGATTGGCTTGAAACTTCCCAGGTGGAAAGTGCCACAAAATCCACTTTGGCAATATTCCACTTTTTAATGAGAAACCCCTCTGCCAAGACTGTTACACTACAGagacagcagctgctgttttctCCTGTCTCAGGACAGCAGCCTGGTTACTATGAAACAAGTTGCAGCTTCTGCTCGGAAGGTGACCTGGGGCTGTGAACCCCAGGctcacagagcagccccaggaagTTGTACTCTAATACAACATAAATGTCACTGAGAGACAGAGATAAACAAACAAGTACCATATAACAGGGTGGTAAATAACTGAGGGGATTTGTACTTCCTTGTTACAAGTCTACAAAAGAAACGTAGAAATTCAAATCCATGCATTGAATACCTCTTATGACTGTCTAAGTGTTCTCAGTAACTATGTGTCACGTTACTGTTGTTAAGGTTGAAACTAAAAAACTACTTGTGGTTTGAACACCAACCCACAGTACTAAAATCTCAAGGTACAACACTTTGGTAACTAGCTGATAAACTCAAAATGAATCAGTCAATAGATAGAGATGAATGTTTGCTCTTCACCTTCAAACTTTTAAAATGCAGTGTATAACAGCAATAAATAGCAACACATATTTCATTAGCAGGCATACAAGGCTTTAATTCACTTTAACCCCACCACTGCCTCTGATCTAACCTGCTGTACTTTGGTGACCATGTCCTTGTAAATCATATCCAGGTTGGTGTTCATGATTTTCACTAATGCAGATACAATGACCTCCGACTGCTGAGTAGTGAACCCTAAGCAAAACAAAGAGTGACATTCAGAGAGAGATCCAGATCTGGACAGTTTACAGAAATGCCACTTGCTGATCATCAGCACCAAATTACAACAAATGCCAGTTATGAAAGTTAATAAAACACAGAACTCTTGATCCAGCACTAACAAAAGAACACAGTCAATACCTGCAAGTTTCCCCACCCCAAAACTGTCTGTGACATAGAATGACTGCTTGCATAGCACAGCACTATTATACTATCAGCATGATAAAGAGAGAGTTCTCCAGTTACTGTGGAATGTCATCTCTCACATGTAGTTACTTCCATGAGCAAGCAAGAATTCTGGCTCTGAAAAGCAGATACTTCATTACACTATGAAACTTCAGTGCCACTGAAGATATACAAAACTCAACAACTAAAACCACAGCCAACTGTCCTGATTTTAGGTCTACCAGCTTCTGAGTGCCTATCAGAAAGTTTTTGAACTGAATATATTGGAAACTATACTAAAACACTGTCCCTAAAAATACCTTCATCTTTTCCACCCTCAAAATGTAGGAGTAAAAATGTCACGAACAAGAGTTAATCATTATGAAAAGAACCACTTGCAAAAGCGTGATTATTTCAAACTCACCAGCAGTTCAGCATCAGCAAGCACAGCTGAGAGCAAGCCACTTTCAGTAGCTGAGCTGATATAAAAGTTTAACTACTCCTAAAAGGCTCCTTCTCCCCTTATCCCTCCTCCTGACACTCTGACCTGTGCTCACTCAACTGATCCAGCAACTCATTAAAGCAGTGTCTCAGAAtaccaaacaagaaaaagagCTGGAGAATTTCCTGAAAAGTTCCTGGCCCatggaaaaagaagaaggaaggggaCTATGACCCCTCCATTATAGGAATAGAGAGCTGTTACAAGTTACTTCAGCTGTACTGAGCTTCACCTTAGGATACCTCTCCCACCTCAGCACTGAATTCAAAATAATCTATTCCCTTATCTGTATAGCATAATACTATTTTTAAGAGTATTCTATGCTCTATCCTAAGAGCTGCACTGTACAAAGTAGTTCATATTCCATCCAAGTATAACATACTGGTGCATATTCAAGGTGTAATATACCAAATATGAAGGAATCCAATTAGTACATTTTAAACTACTGCCTTGAAGGCTCTGGGGTTCTTTCCTCTCAGTtcttaaaattgcatttttttcttagcaTTTTTAACACCAATAGGGCAAAAGTTATTCCAAACAAAGCTCACTGTTTCCAAATAAGCTCACTGTTTCCTTTTTGGAGCCAAAGAAATCCCTATATGTCCCTACCTAGTATATCGATAAGCCCCCAAAATCCATAAAAATCAAGGCGTAACACTGTATGTCAAGGAAAAGTAACAAACTTGTAAACTAAAAAACCACTCAAAAAGCCATTAAAAATAGCTACCTCTTTCAAACaaattacctttctcttccaagAGGCATACCAGTGCATGAGTGTCAAAATAAAGCCTCCTATTTCCTagtaaggaaatattttctttgctttgtaAAGATGACACAGAGATGCTTACatctgtgggggaaaaaaaaaaaagttatttcttaagaaagaatattttatcAGCATGTTTGCTTTCCAGGAATTTCCTTACTACCTAAAATGTTTTTCACTTATGACAAAACAGTTTGTGTTGAGATTACCAAAGCCTGCTTGAAAGTGAAAAGACATCTGATCAATAAGTGCTATGTGCAAGAGCTGGAAAACAGGACACTATGCTACTGCTCCCCTTACAAGAGCTCTCCAGGAATACAATGTTCTGGAAAAAATCCCTCCAGCTGACAGGATCCTGCATCTGTTCCTTTATGGGAATCACCTCAGCAGGTGGAACCTGTGAGCACTTCAAAGCTGGAGGGCTAAATCCACACACTCTGTCCCTTCTTTGTTAAAGAAGTGAACTTGCATCACTTGCCATTTAAGACAAAAGTAACCACTCACAATTTGCCATTTACTGTTTTTGCAGAAAATACTTTTAACACTGAAAGCCAACCTAAGGCAGTGTGTTGGTTCCACTGGGACGTGTAGTGTATAAACAACCCTGACAGAAAGAACGTGAGGTGGGGCACGAGCTGAACTGCCAAGAGGCAGGATACAAAATcacttaggttggaaaagacctttgcgACCATCGGGTCCAACCTTTGGCCGAGCACCACGCTGTGAACCACACCATGGCACTGAGCGCCACGTCCTTAAACACCCTGGGGACGGTGACTGGGCAGCCCGGTGCGTGGTGCAGCCGccttttctgtgaagaaattcttcctcatgtccaacccaaacctctcctggcacagctcgaGGCTACGTCCCCTTATCCTGTCGCTGGCTGTCTCGGCCAAGAGGCCGACCTGCGTTTCGAGTCCATCTGGAGAGCGACCGGGTGCCCCCCGAGCCTCCTGTTCTGAACACGGCCAGCCCCCTCAGCCGCCCTGCGCGGACCTGCGCTGCCCGCGGTGCCCGAACTCCCCGCGCTCCCAGGACGCCCCACGCCCGGGGGCTCACCCCGCTCCCCGCGGTGCCCGAACTCCCCGCACACCCCACGCCCGGGGGCTCACCCCGCTCCCCGCGGTGCCGCCGgctcccgccgccgctgccgccgccccgTCCCCAcacggcgccgccgccgccggggcccgGCTGCGCTACGGGCGGGCCCCGCCAGTCGCCGAGGCAGCGGCGCGCGGGGGACGCGGGCGCGCGGCCGTCACGTGAGGCGCCGTCCGAGCCGCGCGGCCgcggccgcagcagcagcagcagcgcgcGCCCCCCGCCGCTCGCGGCCGCCTGGGCCCCGGCCATGGCCGCGCCGCCCGGTCCCGAGGGCGgaaaaggggaggggaaggagggaaaccgctgctgccgctgctgccgtcGCCACTACTGGGATGCCATCGCCGAGCACACGCCGCCCCGGCGGCTCACTTCCGCCACAGGCGCCGTCCCGCTTCCGCCTCCGGGACGCAGCCAAAAACGGCCGGTGACGCCGCCAGGGAGGGCGATTGATTCTGCGGCTCACGGAGCGGCCGCGCCGAGGAGAGCGGCGCGGGCGGGCCGGGTTCCGGCGGGGCGGTGCTTGCGAGGGCGGTGCGGGCTCGATGCCGTGGAGGCGgacactgccctgggcacagaacCTTGGAATCCGGGATCGTGGGGTCGGCAAGGCTGGGAGAGACCTTTGAGATCGT is a window from the Passer domesticus isolate bPasDom1 chromosome 1, bPasDom1.hap1, whole genome shotgun sequence genome containing:
- the MCUR1 gene encoding mitochondrial calcium uniporter regulator 1 isoform X2; protein product: MAGAQAAASGGGRALLLLLRPRPRGSDGASRDGRAPASPARRCLGDWRGPPVAQPGPGGGGAVWGRGGGSGGGSRRHRGERDVSISVSSLQSKENISLLGNRRLYFDTHALVCLLEEKGFTTQQSEVIVSALVKIMNTNLDMIYKDMVTKVQQEIALQQVMSHIAGVKKDMIILEKSEFSALRSENEKIKLELQQIKKQVMDEITKVRADNKLNLNLEKSRVKELYSLNERKLLEMRTEIVELHAQQDRALTQTDRKIDTEVADLKTMLESHKLDNIKYLADCVENVTKDVPKNKLCTYHARIEPYL
- the MCUR1 gene encoding mitochondrial calcium uniporter regulator 1 isoform X3 — its product is MAGAQAAASGGGRALLLLLRPRPRGSDGASRDGRAPASPARRCLGDWRGPPVAQPGPGGGGAVWGRGGGSGGGSRRHRGERDVSISVSSLQSKENISLLGNRRLYFDTHALVCLLEEKGFTTQQSEVIVSALVKIMNTNLDMIYKDMVTKVQQEIALQQVMSHIAGVKKDMIILEKSEFSALRSENEKIKLELQQIKKQVMDEITKVRADNKLNLNLEKSRVKELYSLNERKLLEMRTEIVELHAQQDRALTQTDRKIDTEVADLKTMLESHKLDNIKYLAGSVFTCLTVALGFYRLWI
- the MCUR1 gene encoding mitochondrial calcium uniporter regulator 1 isoform X1, producing the protein MAGAQAAASGGGRALLLLLRPRPRGSDGASRDGRAPASPARRCLGDWRGPPVAQPGPGGGGAVWGRGGGSGGGSRRHRGERDVSISVSSLQSKENISLLGNRRLYFDTHALVCLLEEKGFTTQQSEVIVSALVKIMNTNLDMIYKDMVTKVQQEIALQQVMSHIAGVKKDMIILEKSEFSALRSENEKIKLELQQIKKQVMDEITKVRADNKLNLNLEKSRVKELYSLNERKLLEMRTEIVELHAQQDRALTQTDRKIDTEVADLKTMLESHKLDNIKYLAADCVENVTKDVPKNKLCTYHARIEPYL
- the MCUR1 gene encoding mitochondrial calcium uniporter regulator 1 isoform X4 — translated: MQDPVSWRDFFQNIVFLESSYVSISVSSLQSKENISLLGNRRLYFDTHALVCLLEEKGFTTQQSEVIVSALVKIMNTNLDMIYKDMVTKVQQEIALQQVMSHIAGVKKDMIILEKSEFSALRSENEKIKLELQQIKKQVMDEITKVRADNKLNLNLEKSRVKELYSLNERKLLEMRTEIVELHAQQDRALTQTDRKIDTEVADLKTMLESHKLDNIKYLAADCVENVTKDVPKNKLCTYHARIEPYL